AATGCAAAGGGGCAAATCGCGATCGTTCCGGTGGAATCCCCTGATTATCGGCGCTTCGTGGAAAGAGCCTATGGGAATGTGAAGCTGCTAGCCGCGATGAGAAACAAGAGGAGGTGAGTGCAATCACAGGTTCAGTAAAACACATGTTTGATTTGATCAGTGTCCCCCATATACAAAAAACCACCCCCAAAGCCTACGACAAACGTAGTCTCTCTAGGGGCAGCTCTGTAAACCTTACATATAACTCCAATTGCCTCGCTCTACAACTTACTTCGCACTAGGCAGCAATTTATTCAACAAGATCGCTGCAAGCGAAGCAGCCAGAATCGGTGAGCCCAACAAATACTGCACGAACGTAGGCAGCGTGTACAAGAAATCTTTAGGAATGAGCACTAACGCTAACGTCAAAATCATCGGGATGGCGATAATGTACATTTCTTTTTCCCCGATTTTTTCGTTCTTCATGACCTGGATCCCGTTAATCGAGATGATACCGCAGACGATTGCGAATACGCCGCCGATGACCGCAGTTGGGATCGAGGAGATCAGCGCGGCCAATTTGCCGGAGCAGCCGAAGAGGACAAACCATCCACCTACCGCAAGAAAGACTCGGCGACTAGCTACGCCCGTGATGGAGATGATACCTGCATTCGTGGAATAGCCGGTAACCGGCGTCGAGCCGAGTCCCGAAGCAATCAGGCAGCTAATCCCTTCTCCAATGACCCCACGGTTAATGTTCTTATCGGTTAACGGTTTATCAATAACGTTGCTGATGGCAAACCATGTCCCCGTCGTTTCTGCCAGCAGAACGAGATAAATAATGATCATGGTGATGATCGCCGAGAAGTCGAACGAGAAGCCAAAATCCTTAAACGGAATCTGCGGCATGCTGAACCACTTGGCGTTTGCGACAGCGCTGAAGTCCAGCACACCCATAAAGTTAGCGGAGATACATCCGATAATTAATGCGACCATCACGGACGTAACGCGGAATATCGCGCCTCTTGTGCGGAACAAAGAACCCAGGATCACGAACAGGATGAGTGCACCAGCTGAGATCAGGGCCAGCAGCACGTTCTGATTGATGGTAGCGTCCGTGGCGCCGTAGATATTGTCTCGAATAGCAACAGGCAATAAGGACAGACCGACGATGAAGATGATCGTGCCCCCGACAATGGGCGGGATAAAGGAGGTAACGATTTTATTGAAGACTCCCGTATACCCCAAAATAATCACGAGGATCGCGCCAATTAAGCTCGCGCCCAGCACGGAACTCCAACCCATCTCTCCGCCGCCGCTGGCGGCATAAATGGCGACAATTGCGCCGAGAGGAACATAGGAAGGACCCTGCGCCATCGGCAGCTTCATACAGAAATACGTTTGCACGATTGTGGCAAGCCCGGCTGCAATAAACGTGGATTGAATTAATGCGCTGGACTGATTGGGCGCCAAGCCAATTAGCATGGCAATCAGGAAAGGAACGACATAGACGTCCATCGCGACGACATGCTGTAAACCGAGAATGGCGGATTTCCCGAATGAAATTTTGCCGTCGGGAGGAACCGTTAAATGCTGTGATGTTGTTTGCGTGTCATTTTGCTCTTCTGCTTGTGTTTTCACTCCGCTGGACACCTCGAATGTTAGGATGAATTGCTATATCTTTCTTAACGCGTATGAACCTTTTCCCCTTGCACCCACACCTCGCGGATATGCTCAGGCCGTGCCAGATACATGATTTTCTGAAAAATATCTTGTATGTCTTCAAACTCATCAAAAATCGGCAGCTTCGCAGACGGAAGTCTCGTATCGATCACCTGCACATCCCATGCGTAGTTTTCTTGAATGCGACCGATCGGCAAGCTCAGGCTATCACCGCCCCCGGCCGTAGCCAGATAGAATGCCTGATGGACCGTTATCCGCGACTCGGGTACGCCACGAGCTTCCGCAGGAAGGGAGGTGTTCACGCCATCTTCCAGCATCCTTGAAGACATCACGGCTTGTCTTATGTTATCAAAGAGACTGGGCGAGAAGCCGCCGGATAGATCCGAGCCTAAACCGATCTCGACATTTTTGGCATGGAAGCGGGCAACCGGGATTACGCTGTTGGCGAAATACGCGTTGGATATCGGGCAATGGGCGATCGCGGTGCCGGTGTCAGCGAATAGTTCTGCATCCTGATCATCAAGGAAATTACAATGAGCCATGACCGATTTATCGCGCAGCAGTCCAAAATCATTCAAGGCAAACGCATCGTTTTTCTGGAACCGATCTTTCACATAACCGTGCGCCCAATCGCTTTCGCTGCAGTGGGACTGCACATACGTATCGTATTTGGCTGCCAGCTCGCCTAAACCCTTCAGCCCCTCATCGGTACAGCTTGGAATAAAGCGTGGGGTGACGACGGGATACACGCCTTGTTTTGTGGTCTTGGCGAGTTCCTGTACAGCGATAATAAATTCCTCCGTATCCGCCAGTGCCGTGGATGTGTCCGCATCGCGGTAGTAATCTGGATTCTGCTCGGGGTCGTCCATGACAACCTTTCCGACAAGTCCGCGCTGGCCCTTGTTCGCACAGATTTGGGCTAACAACAAGCTGGCTTCTTTATGCACCGTGGCAAAATAAAGGGCCGTCGTTGTTCCGTTGGCCAGCAGGGTGCTTACCACATCGTCGTAAACCTTTTGCGCAAACTCGAGATCGGAGAACTTCGATTCCAGCGGGAACGTATAGGTATTCAGCCAATCATAGAGCGGAATGTCCAATGCGGTACCGGATTGAGCCCATTGCGGGGCGTGAACATGCAAATCGACAAAGCCAGGCAAGAAATACTGTCCTTCCTCTAGTCGATGAAAGCTGTCCGTGCCTTGATACGTATCCAGCAAGGATTGATAGTCGGCGTCTTCCGGTGCCACGACTCGCTCAATCATTCCGTCAGCATTGATACAGTAAAGATAGTCTCTTAATACTTGAATTTCTTTGGGCGATTTGCTTGAAAAAGAAGTCCCTTGAAATAATAACATATATTTACTCATGTTTACCGCCTTAATGTTCGTTTTTTGGAGCGCTTTTGTCATTATAGTCCGTTGAAAAAGAGATGTCCATAGTTTAAAGGCGAATAGATATGAGCGCTGGTCTGGTAGGGTGATCACTAAGCGTAAGGGGGGGCCTTGGCGAAAACAGGGGGGCTATGTTGAGTATGGAGCTCGGATGTAACTTAACATAATAGGAGGAGCATAAACTTGCACAGAAAATCTATAAGAATAAACTGTTTTACTCCATGCAATGTAATAGTCAAAAAAAGAGCCAAGTTGGCTCGAATTATTTTGAACTCACTAATTCCTCGCCCTTGACTCTCCAAATCTTCGCACCGCTTACAAAAGTATTGGATTCTTTATCATATGTCACTTCCTGTGCATCAAGCGTCTCGTTTAGATTCGTTGCAACGATATGAGCATTCTTGAGTTGGTAAATTGATGTTTGGGCAGCAGTACCAACCGTTGCAACAATTTCATTGGTTCCGTCCTGGTCAACATCTGCTTCCACTGTATGCGCGTCAATTCCCAATACCTTTGGAGAACTTGTACCTGTTTGAATGTAATAACTAATGGGGCAATTAGCTCCACATGCTCCAGTTACTTTAATATAAGTCTTATCAAGTGTTTTAACCCGACTAACTGTATATTGATCAGTATTTTGAGAAGAGTAACCAACTTGACCAATTTCAAAAATATTCGTTCCAATCTTTATTGCCGCAGTAACATTTTCATCATCATGATTTTTTTGATAAAAATAGGTAGTGTAATTATCTAACTTTTGTTTGAGTATGACTTTGGTCAAGTCTGTTTCGACAATTTTCTTTAGTGGTTTTTCTAGGTCCACATCTTTGAAACTTAGGGTATATTGCATAGGATGTTTGCCCGTGTCAGAATCATCAACTGTTGAGTTAGATATGGGGATATCAGACGCCTGATTGCAACCGGTGAGGAGAAAAAATACTGTTAACAATGTTATTCCTATTCTTTTCATTAAATCCCCAACCTTTTCTATTTTATTAAGTTTTGCAGATTTTATTATATTCGATATTTAAATTGAAATGTTGATACTATGTTTTTCTTTAATTAAACATTAGTAACCATTGTTGTATATGCATTTAAATGAGCGGACTACGACCCAATAACCACTGAGATGAGTGGATCTTCATGAAAGAAGGCTGCGGACGCAATACGTCCGTAGTCTTTTTGTATAAACAAGAGGATATGAGGTGGTTCCCACAGAATAACTTGAAGCTGCAATCATTTTTGTGATTTGAAGGGGAATTGAAATGAAGACAAAATTGATCATGGTCGAAGGTCTGCCGGGATTCGGCAAATCGACGACGTCCCGTATGATTTATGATATTTTAACCGAACGAAACATCGAGGCCCGGCTTGTGATGGAAGGGGATGTTGACCATCCGGCGGATTTTGAGGGAACGGCGTGCTTGACTGAAGAAGAATTCGAGCAGTTGCTGCTGGCCGCAGGCTCCTTTAAAGAAATATTGATCGAACGAGCCGCCCAAAAAGGCAGCTGAAAGCTCTTGCCCTACCAGAAGCTGAAGAACGAATACGGTACCTCTTTTCCAGATGACCTATATCAATCGTTGTCCAAGCAGGATATTTACGAGCTCCCGCTGGACCTCAACAGGAGACTTATCACCGAGCGGTGGGAGGCATTTGCGGAGCAGGCGCTAGATGAGCCCGCCGTTATGATTTTTGAGTGCTGCTTCATCCAGAATCCGGTGACCGTTGGCATGGTGAAATATGATGCGCCGGAAGGCCAAGTGATGGACTACGTGCTGGGGCTGGAAAAGGCGATCCTTGGCCTGAATCCTGTATTGTTCTACATTGAACAGGACAGTCTGGAATACGCATTCCGCAAGGCCATCCGGGAACGACCGGAGGCTTGGTCTACAGGGTTCGTCCATTATTACACTCAGCAGGGATACGGCAAGCATCACGGTCTAGAGGGCGTTGAAGGGGCTCTGCAAGTATTGGAAGCCCGGCGGGAGCTGGAGTACAGGATCTTGGACAGTCTCGGACTGAACAAGGAGCGAATCAATAACTCCCATTATGATCAAGAGACGTACAGAACCATGCTGATGGGCAAGCTGAAGCTGCATGGGGTTATCCAATAATATTTTTTCGAACGCCTCATATCCCATAAAATAACGGCTTAGACGTATAAAATCAGGGGATTGGGAGATGAATGAATATCATCATTCAGGAGGAGGCGATGAAGTGAAAAAGAAGACCAACAAGTTAAAGTATAAGGCCGGAGCATTTCTTGCAGGGGCCCTGCTGTTTACAGGAATTTTGTACGTTGCTGCGAATTCCGAAGGAACCTTCGATGCGATTAAACATATGACGTCTAAAATAAGCTACTCCGTTAACGGCAAGGACAATTTCACTGCTGACAGCCCATTTGATAAACAAGGGACGGCGGTCTCGGATCCTGAGATTCCTACCGGCAGCAACGATGTGCCCGCTCGCACGGTTTTGAATTCGGTTAACCAACCAGTGTACTGGGACCAGGCTACCAGAAAGGAATCCATGGAGCTTCCTAAAATCAAGCTGTACAATGCGGCAGGCGAGTCTGTTGGTTCCGCTACCTTGGAGCAGATCAATGACGGGGTGAAGGTGAGGATGACCGCATCCGGCCTCACACCAGGAAAGCATGGTTTCCATGTGCATGAGAACACGATCAAAGATAGGGATTTCAAATCTGCTGGTGGGCATTTTAATCCGACCGACAAGCATCATGGCCTTAAGCATCCGCAAGGAAGCCATGTTGGCGATATGCCGAATCTGGTCGTAGGCGCAGACGGCACCGTGGAAGCGGAGATGATCATCCAGCATGGAACCCTTGAAAAGAACCAGCCGAACTCAGTGCTCGGACGCTCGCTGATCATTCATGCCGGCGAAGATGACGAAGTAACCGATCCATCGGGAAATTCCGGTGATCGGGTGGCCGGGGGAAATATCCCGGAGTAACTTGACTGTTAGGAGCTATACAGGACAATCGGGCATCGGCAGAGATTTGGAGCTTAATGGAATGTGTGTACATTAGTGAGAAGAAGAGAACAAGCAGAGGGGCCAAGAATCTCCTAAGATTCTTGGCCCCTCTGCTTTATTTTCAATATTCGCTTAAATCGATTCACCGGAGCATCCCCCCTTCAGCCCTGCTGCTGCCGATATTCGAGCGGGGTTAGGCCGCAGTGTTTTTTAAACACCTGTGAGAAATAAGAGAAGTTGGAGTAACCCACCTTGGATGCAATGAGATGTACCGGTATATGCGTGCTCGTCAGCAGCGATTTCGAGATTTCCATTTTCCGGGTGATAATAAAGTCATTCAGAGATATGCCCTTCGCTTTCTTGAACAACCGGGATAAGTATTCCGGGTTCAGATAGATGGCTTCGGCTACTTCCGCACGGCTGAAGTTCTTCTCGATGTTCTGATTGATGTAATCAATGGCCCGTTCGATGGGAGATAGGGCATGGTGAGCTTCTCCGGTATGCGCTTGAACATAATCAAGCGTGAAATGGACCAGGTCGATCATCTTATCCAGTGATGTATAAGCTTCGATATAGTCGGCATAAGGATATTGCTCAAAAAAGATGTCGTTCACTTCCAGCTTCAACTGGTTAACCGCTGTCAAGAATATTTGGATATAGTCCTGATGAAACCTGGCCAGAAATTCAGCGGACATAATCCCCAGCTGCTTTTGCTGATGGAGGTAGCTATGGATCTGATCCCGGACGGTCTTAATGCTGTTATGGGATATGAGCATGGACCAGTTCTGCATGTTGGGAAAGGAGTAGGAACTATCCTTGATCTTGTTCAGATGCTGCATCGTAAAGACTTTGCTGTATAAAGCGACATTTTGCTGCCGCATATGGCAGAGTGCTTTGTAGTGCAGTTTAAGCTTTTCCGGTTCCCCGATATCGGAGATATAGCAGGCTGCTGAGCAGCCGAGCTCATTTTGTGCCATGTCGATAAATTGCTTCATCAATTCCGAGATGGGGGCATCGAATACACCCTCCGTATAAAGAAGTGTCAAATAATTCATCTGATCCAGCTGCACGAACAGCAGGTCGAGGTTATAAGGCTCTATGAGCTCCGATATGATGCTTCTCAGCTCATATTTTATGGTGTCTTTGTGCGGATTCGATTTCGTAAGCTGGATCAGGATGGAACCGAATTGAGCATGAGTGGAGACGGAAATATGGATATTGCTCAAATCTCGCAGCAGCTGCTGCGGATGCATTCGGGAATCCAGCATGAAGCTGCGGACACAGTTCTCGAGCAGCAATTCTTCATTTTGCCGCCAATAGGCACCATACTCATAAATTTGCCGCATGTGGGTATTGGCATGAATCTTATGGATCGCACGCTCAATGGATGCTTGAATATCTTCGTACCTTGCAGGCTGGAGAATATAATCGAAGCAGCCAAGCTGAATGGCTTCCTGCGCATATTCAAATTCGGAATAAGAAGACAGGAAGATACACTCGATGGCAGGAAATTGAGCTTTTACCCATTTGAACAACTCCAGTCCATTCTCCAGCGGCATTTCGATGTCACATAACATAATATGTACATGATGATGATTTAATAGTGTTCTGACTTCGTCCGGGCCATACGCGGGATACACATGATCGATATGCAGCTCCTGCCAATTGACTCCTGCTATAACTCCTTGCACAACATCATATTGATCATCCACCACTAGAACGTTCATAAGCTTCCTCCTTGTCTTGTATTCTTGCCTTGATCGGGATTATGATTTCGGCAACCGCACCTTTCTCTGTGTTGAAAAAAGCAAGCATAGCCCGCTCCCCGTACAGCATGGACAAGCGATGACGCACATTGCTGATTCCGATATGGATATCCTTATGGAAGCTGCTGTCCCCATGATTCAGCTCCTGCAGAACCGAATCCGTAAAGCCGTCGCCATTATCCTGAATGGTGATATCCGCATAATCTCCATCGTCACTCTCTAGCAGAATCGCTTTAATTTCGACCCGCAGCTGTTCGTTCGGCTTCGTTGCATATTTGATGCTGTTCTCCACGAAGGCCTGAATGGATAGAGGCGGTATCGTAAAATCCTTCAAGGCGCTATCGACGCTGTATTCACACAGCGGCGGAACATG
Above is a window of Paenibacillus sp. FSL K6-1330 DNA encoding:
- a CDS encoding solute carrier family 23 protein, translated to MKTQAEEQNDTQTTSQHLTVPPDGKISFGKSAILGLQHVVAMDVYVVPFLIAMLIGLAPNQSSALIQSTFIAAGLATIVQTYFCMKLPMAQGPSYVPLGAIVAIYAASGGGEMGWSSVLGASLIGAILVIILGYTGVFNKIVTSFIPPIVGGTIIFIVGLSLLPVAIRDNIYGATDATINQNVLLALISAGALILFVILGSLFRTRGAIFRVTSVMVALIIGCISANFMGVLDFSAVANAKWFSMPQIPFKDFGFSFDFSAIITMIIIYLVLLAETTGTWFAISNVIDKPLTDKNINRGVIGEGISCLIASGLGSTPVTGYSTNAGIISITGVASRRVFLAVGGWFVLFGCSGKLAALISSIPTAVIGGVFAIVCGIISINGIQVMKNEKIGEKEMYIIAIPMILTLALVLIPKDFLYTLPTFVQYLLGSPILAASLAAILLNKLLPSAK
- the guaD gene encoding guanine deaminase, giving the protein MSKYMLLFQGTSFSSKSPKEIQVLRDYLYCINADGMIERVVAPEDADYQSLLDTYQGTDSFHRLEEGQYFLPGFVDLHVHAPQWAQSGTALDIPLYDWLNTYTFPLESKFSDLEFAQKVYDDVVSTLLANGTTTALYFATVHKEASLLLAQICANKGQRGLVGKVVMDDPEQNPDYYRDADTSTALADTEEFIIAVQELAKTTKQGVYPVVTPRFIPSCTDEGLKGLGELAAKYDTYVQSHCSESDWAHGYVKDRFQKNDAFALNDFGLLRDKSVMAHCNFLDDQDAELFADTGTAIAHCPISNAYFANSVIPVARFHAKNVEIGLGSDLSGGFSPSLFDNIRQAVMSSRMLEDGVNTSLPAEARGVPESRITVHQAFYLATAGGGDSLSLPIGRIQENYAWDVQVIDTRLPSAKLPIFDEFEDIQDIFQKIMYLARPEHIREVWVQGEKVHTR
- a CDS encoding superoxide dismutase family protein; the encoded protein is MKKKTNKLKYKAGAFLAGALLFTGILYVAANSEGTFDAIKHMTSKISYSVNGKDNFTADSPFDKQGTAVSDPEIPTGSNDVPARTVLNSVNQPVYWDQATRKESMELPKIKLYNAAGESVGSATLEQINDGVKVRMTASGLTPGKHGFHVHENTIKDRDFKSAGGHFNPTDKHHGLKHPQGSHVGDMPNLVVGADGTVEAEMIIQHGTLEKNQPNSVLGRSLIIHAGEDDEVTDPSGNSGDRVAGGNIPE
- a CDS encoding helix-turn-helix domain-containing protein, translating into MNVLVVDDQYDVVQGVIAGVNWQELHIDHVYPAYGPDEVRTLLNHHHVHIMLCDIEMPLENGLELFKWVKAQFPAIECIFLSSYSEFEYAQEAIQLGCFDYILQPARYEDIQASIERAIHKIHANTHMRQIYEYGAYWRQNEELLLENCVRSFMLDSRMHPQQLLRDLSNIHISVSTHAQFGSILIQLTKSNPHKDTIKYELRSIISELIEPYNLDLLFVQLDQMNYLTLLYTEGVFDAPISELMKQFIDMAQNELGCSAACYISDIGEPEKLKLHYKALCHMRQQNVALYSKVFTMQHLNKIKDSSYSFPNMQNWSMLISHNSIKTVRDQIHSYLHQQKQLGIMSAEFLARFHQDYIQIFLTAVNQLKLEVNDIFFEQYPYADYIEAYTSLDKMIDLVHFTLDYVQAHTGEAHHALSPIERAIDYINQNIEKNFSRAEVAEAIYLNPEYLSRLFKKAKGISLNDFIITRKMEISKSLLTSTHIPVHLIASKVGYSNFSYFSQVFKKHCGLTPLEYRQQQG